Below is a genomic region from Flexivirga aerilata.
TGGTCGCTGACCCGGGTGTTGCCGGTGAACGCCAGCAGCATGTTGTGCTCGAGCTCGTGCGCGGTGTCGTCGCGCACCCGCAGCGGGTTGACGATGACCTCGTCGGGCTTGAACTCGATGAAGTTGAAGCCGCCGAACGCCGCGGCGTACTGGTCCTGCGAGCCGCCGGGGATGCCGAGGTCCTCGCGCTCCAGCCGGTAGGCGAGCTCGGCCACGTCATACGGCGTGAGGTCGAGACCGCAGTGCTGGGCGACCAGCCCGATCACCGAGACCATCACCGCGCTGGACGAGCCGAGACCCGACCCCGGCGGTGCCTGGGTGTGCAGGAACAGGTCGAACCCGCCGGACGGCCGGGCGCCGTCGATGTTGCGGATCCGCCCGATCGCCGCCTTGGGCAGGTCGAGCTTGCCGTCGAACTCGACCGGGTCGTCGACCCCGAAGCCGATCGACATGCCGTAGTCCAGCGACTGGACGGTGATGACCCCGTCCGAGCGCGGGCGCAACGTGCTGAACGCGAAGGCGGAGATGGTCGCGGACAGCACCGCGCCGCCCTCACGCTGCGGGAACGGCGTCACGTCGGTGCCGCCGCCGGCGAACGAGATCCGCAGCGGGGCACGGGCACGGAGCACGGGTCTGCTCGGATCGACCGCATCGCGG
It encodes:
- a CDS encoding GHMP kinase, with the protein product MTATDDRLLPDRDAVDPSRPVLRARAPLRISFAGGGTDVTPFPQREGGAVLSATISAFAFSTLRPRSDGVITVQSLDYGMSIGFGVDDPVEFDGKLDLPKAAIGRIRNIDGARPSGGFDLFLHTQAPPGSGLGSSSAVMVSVIGLVAQHCGLDLTPYDVAELAYRLEREDLGIPGGSQDQYAAAFGGFNFIEFKPDEVIVNPLRVRDDTAHELEHNMLLAFTGNTRVSDHIIEDQRSRYEGGNSDALEGLRAQKVLAERMKVALVRGEVDEFGRMLGEAWAQKRKMSDRISTPLIDEAVTTALDAGALGGKVTGAGGGGHLIFVCEFERRHIVAQELLRLGLTLSEITFSQHGMTTWRGQH